Proteins co-encoded in one Quercus robur chromosome 8, dhQueRobu3.1, whole genome shotgun sequence genomic window:
- the LOC126695552 gene encoding transcription factor bHLH162-like has product MGHFLVINLQEKEMDQQGSQSTSTKIERRVIEKNRRNQMKILYSKLNSLLPNQNSKEALSLPDQIDEAIKYIKSLETKLKKSQEKKESLSVNGRKRSYTCTSFDAKSSLKSPKMEIREMGSTLEVVLITGLDNQFLFYEIIHILHEEQAEVLTANFSISGDSIFHVVHAEIKSGSLFDFGAAKVTQRLKRFIYGSTSDVDLEPELCWDLDIHPESWDFQV; this is encoded by the exons atggGACATTTTTTAGTGATCAACTTACAGGAGAAAGAAATGGATCAGCAGGGAAGTCAGTCAACTTCAACCAAGATTGAGAGAAGGGTTATAGAGAAAAATAGGAGGAATCAGATGAAAATCCTCTACTCCAAGCTTAATTCTCTACTACCAAACCAGAATTCCAAG GAGGCACTGTCACTACCTGATCAAATAGATGAAGCTATAAAATACATCAAAAGCCTAGAGACAAAGCTGAAGAAGTCTCAGGAGAAGAAGGAGAGTTTAAGTGTTAATGGCAGGAAAAGATCATACACTTGCACAAGTTTTGATGCTAAATCGAGCCTAAAATCGCCCAAAATGGAAATTCGTGAAATGGGTTCCACTCTAGAGGTTGTTTTGATAACTGGGCTAGATAATCAGTTCTTGTTCTATGAAATTATTCACATTCTTCATGAAGAACAAGCAGAGGTCTTGACTgccaatttttcaatttctggAGACTCAATTTTCCATGTGGTGCATGCAGAG ATAAAGTCTGGATCTTTATTCGATTTTGGGGCTGCAAAAGTAACTCAGAGACTGAAAAGATTCATTTACGGATCCACCAGTGATGTAGATTTGGAGCCAGAGCTTTGCTGGGACTTGGATATCCATCCTGAATCGTGGGATTTCCAAGTATAA